One Oryctolagus cuniculus chromosome 7, mOryCun1.1, whole genome shotgun sequence genomic window, GACACAGCCTCACGCTGCCTTTGCGCGGTTTCATGCTCCGCACTCCCTGATCTGCTCCTCGGGTCTCCCTAAAATAAGCCAGATGCCTGCACGCGCTTGTCTGGGGTGCTGCGGTCCTGGGAGAGTCAGCTCAgataggaggggagggggggaatgCTGCTCCTCACTGCTTTGTTCCCGGCTCCTTCCTGGAAGGCACCTCTAGCACCAGCCACAGCTGCCACTTCAGAGTCacttgctatgtgccaggcacactGCAAAACCCTTGAGCTGTGCTGGTTCATGCACTATGCAGCACAGGCTGCTGTTACCCCCATTTTGCAAAGAAACTTGGCCGCAGAGAGGTCACGTAACCTCGCCAAAGCCGCACTGTGCACAGCCAGGATTAAGTTGAGCTCTGACTCCAAAGTCCACGACCTCCAtcacccctctctgcctccaggTGAGCACCAAGGCGGCGACATGGCGGCGCTGAGAACCTGCTGCCTGGCCGGGGCTGCACTGATCGCCCTGCTGCTCCCCGGAAGTGAGTGTGCCGGGGTTGGGGGTGcaatgggagaggggagtgacaaggagagaggttgggggtggaggaggagaccATTTCCCTGCACTGCCATCCAGCCGAGAACCCCaaggggaggggcagccaggctCCCACCCACAGACCTCTGCAGGCAAACCAGTTCCCAGGAGTGGTGAGAGCCCTGGGCGGGGCTGCCTGGAAAGCGTGGGTGGGTGGGGCCTCAGGTCTCACCTGCAGATCTCAGCCAAACAGTCAGTAGGAACCTCTGGGTCCCGTGCAGCCTGGGTGGGCAGCAaagtggtggaggtggaggccaCTGGAACAGGTTTGAGCCTGAAATAAGGAAGCTGAGGCAGAGCTCTCGGGCCAGGGGAACGGCTTGAGAGGTGGAGTGTGTCCCGTGTCTAGGGGCGTGCACACTGCAGTCAGGATTAGCAGGGTTTGACAGGTTCGTCCGATGTATGGTCTCTGTTGCACATTCTTATTTGGGTTTTACTTTGACTTGTTTTTAAcccttgaaaaatataaaaactattcTTAGCTGGCAGTATATACAAAAAGCAAGTCACCCAAACCCTGCTGCAGAGGCACAACACCAAGTAAGGTTTTCAAGTCAACCGTTTTATAAAGCTCCTTCCGGCCTGCAGTTCTGAGTCTATGGAAGAGCAGGTGCCCCATGCTGAGGATCATGAACTTGCTCTGTGACCCTAGGAAAACCGCTGCTTCTCTTAGGGCCTCAGCATCCCCATCAGTAGAATGGGCCTCAGAGCACCCTCAGAGCAGTGTGTGTCGACTGGTTTGTTTATCCAGTGAGCATTCACCGAAGGCCTCCCctgtgcagggccctgggagcaCAGTGAAGCAGAGTCGCCGAGGTCTCTGGCCTCGCAGACCTCAGAGTCTGGTGGAGGACACAGACTCGCAGATAAACACAGGACTATAATTATGGAGGGTAGTAAGAGCTTTAGGAACATACAGGGCGGCTTGGCCTGATCTGGTCAGCCGGGACACAGTCTGGTTCCCGCCCTCCCAAGAGGTCCAAATGCTAACCAAGGCcaagagaggtgggagggggaaGAGCACCTCATAAAGGCgcagcaggtgcaagggtcaAGAGGTCGTGGGACTTTGGGGGAGCAGCAAGCACAGGACAGAATGGCTGGAGTGAGAAAACATCCTGGGGTGGAACAGAGGGTTGTCTGGGGCCAGGCCACAGGGGCTGCGTGAAGGGCTTGGGTCTGTGGCAGCAAAAACATACAcgccaggcactgtgccaagtGTCGTGTGCTTGCTATCACATCTCATTCCTCCAGCAGCACTAAACAGGAACTGGTTTtagttccattttacagatgagaagactgaggcacagaaagtctCAGTGACACACCAGGGTCATTAGTAATTAGTAAGCCATAGAGCCAGAATTTAAAGCTCGGCAGTTTAGTCGCAATGCCCACGCTCTTCTCCATCCCACCTCAACGCCTTCCAAAGCAATAACGTGCCTCCCAGTGCTGTGAGCAAGATCGGCTTGAATGTGCAAGGGTACAGTGGCTGTGAGATTCTTAGCCAGCTTTCTTTTATggctttttgttgctgttattatttAGTTggaaggcaaggagacagagacagagagtgacagatagagctctcatctgctggcttggtccccaaatgcctgcaacggccagggccagaccaaaaccaaagtggggagccagcaactcaatccagatcccccaggtgggggccagggacccaatcacttgagtggttacagctgcctcccagggtctgcattagcaagaactgGAATAAGGCCAGCTTGGGTTctaatcttctttaaaaaaaaaaaaaaaaaaaaaaaaaaaaagatttatttatttgaaaggcagagagagagagaggtcttctatccactggttcactccccaaacggccaaaatgaccagagctgggccagtccgaagccaggagcttcttacatgTCTCCCAAGcagtacagggtcccaaggacttgggccatcttctactgctttcctaggccacagcagagctagatcggaagtgcagcagccaggactcgaaccagcacctatacgggatgccagcactgcaggtggcagctttacctgccacagcgctggccctgattctTATCTTCTAATCATTGTTTTGCCCGTCCTGGGGAGGGCACTGGTCTCTGGTGGTGTGCTGGGGCTGGCTGGCGGGAGCTGTCTGTGCACACATCTCCCCATCTCCGCGCTCAGGGACAGCACATGGGCCACTTGGAATCAGCCACGGTGGGAATATATATTCATGCCGCAGAGAGCAGCACGCACTGCAAGTTAGCATCTGCTTTTCTCAGTAGAACAGGTTGGGAAATGTCTACCATCACTGTCTCCTCTCACCCCTCACAGCCTTCTGCGGTgtccacacacaccctccccatcCAACCCCTGTGGCTcgctgggagaggcaggaaggtGAGGACCCAGATCAAGGGGCACCAAGGCCTGAGCTTGCAGGCAGGGCAGTCACTCACAGCCGCTTCTCTCCCCCTAGGCCTGGAGACATGCGGGCGCATCAGCCTCTCTGCGTCCACCGTGCGCCTGGGGGCTCCCATCACTGCCTCCTGCACCATCAGCCAGAACTGTAGCCAGCTGTACCTGGAGCCACAGATTATTAGGTGGAAACTGGGAACAGAGatacaaccaggagccaggcagtggCAGTGGCCTGATGGGACCCAGGAATCAATCATCACGCTGCCCCACTTCAACTACACTCAGGCCTTCCTCTCCTGCTGTCTGCAATGGGGCAGCAACCTGCAGATCCTGGATCAGGCTGAGTTGCGAGCAGGCTGTAAGTCCCTCCAGCCATCCACCCACTCCGCCCCCAGCGCCAgttagagttcttggctccatgGGCACTTCCTGGGTATGAGGTTGGGTCATCTCCCCTGCTGGGCGGTACTACTATTtagccccattttgcagatgaagcaACTGACGTCTGGGGAGGATAAGCGATGTGCCAAGGGTCACAGGCTAATGAGGCTGGAGCCGAGTTTGTATCAGTGGTGTGGTTCTAAAGCCAGTGTGGCAACCACGACTCCACCTGGCTGCCAGGCAAGACCACAACCTGGGCCCCAGGAGGGTGTCCCGGGAGGACGCTCTGTGCAGGCTCGCTCCCAGCTTCTTCTCCCGCCCAGCTGCAGCCTTCCTTCCCAACTGAGCAGGCTGGAGTTTGTGCCAAGCTGAGacataagaaaaaacaaagaccaAGCTTCTTGTTTACGATTCAGAGGGGAAGGCCTTGTGGTACGGTGGGTTAACTGGCCACCTGGGGCGCCCAGTtttcaattcaagtcccagctactctgcacttcttTTAGAaagataaaccaaaaaaatttttcattttattttatttgaaagaaagagttacaaagagagagagagggggagagagagagagagagagagagagagagagagagagagagagagatcttccatctgctggttcacttcccaaaaggccacaaaggccaaggccaggagcttcttccaggtctcagggacccaaggatcttagccatcttccactgctttcccaggccatagcagagagctggatcagaagtggagctgctgagactcaaactggcgcccatatgggatgtcggtgttgcagatggtggctttatccgccgcgccacagcgctggcccctactccacacttcccatccagcttcctgttgatgtgcctgggaagcagcggatgacagctcaggtacttggtttcctgcaatccaggtaggagacccgatgaagtgcctgggtccttgctttagcctggaccagccctggctgttgtaggcatttggagaatgaaccagcaaatggaagatcaatctctttctctctctctctctctcgctctctctcattcactctcattctcactctgcctttcaattaaatttaaaaaatcttttaaaaatattaatcagaGTAGCCACTAACACCTACCAAGCACTTACCTGTGCCAGACACTGCCCTGAGTGCTTTACGCATAGTAGGTCCTTTTTCCCTCACAATAGGCCTGGGGGTGGCTCTTTTACCATTGCCCCCACTTTATAGATGACGAAACTAAGGCACAGCACACTTAATAACTTCACCATCACATGATTAATGCATGGCAGATCCGGAACAGAAACCCAGACAGTACATTGTTCATGCCCAAGGGGTCTGCAGTTCAGGAAACTGGAGGTGGGGGACCTCTAGGCTGCTGGAGGTCtggctgtgtgtgtccctgtttGTGCCTGGAACTGGGCTGCCCCTTGAGTGTCCACTGCATGGAGACAAGGCGGCCCAAGAGAGACCAAAGCCAACCAAAGCCCATGGAAGCTTGCCAGCTGTTGCACTCAAAGCCCTCATATCTTTTCGCCAACCCCGGACCACAAGCAGACCCCCCCGCCATACCGCGCAACCTGTCCTGCTTCATGGACCTCATGaccagcagcctcacctgccagTGGGAGCCAGGGCCCGAGACCCACCTGCCCACCAACTTCACCCTGAAGAGCTTCAAGtgagcagcagcccctccccagccccttcctttgggcgggggtgggaggaggagtggggaggactgtggggagtggggaggcagaggcaaagctgggaggcggggagggagccttgctttctttctctgcttggcaccccagcctggcctgttGGCAGGAGCCGGGGCAACTGTCAAACCCAAGAGGACGCCATCATGGGCTGCGTGCCAGAGGACACGCACAGCTACTGCTCCATCCCGCGCAAACACCTGCTGCTCTACCAGAGCATGGGCATCTGGGTGCAGGCAGAGAACGCGCTGGGGACCAGTGTGTCTCCGCAGCTGTGCCTCGATCCCATGGACGTAGGTGGGCCATgctgggtgcaggggaggggagaggccacCAAGACGGGCACACCCAcagaggcatggagagggaggcagagggccagGGACAGTCGAGGAGATGCTGGAAGAcctagagacagaggcagaggagagagacaaagagcaaggcaactgcaggcagaggctaggAGACAGAGACGCCCACTAGGGGCTAAGCACCTCTTGAGGTCCTAGTGCTACAACAGTGAACCCAGCGCCCAAACTCCTGCCCTCAGAATGTGACATCCCAGGGGACGAAACAAAGCAGAATATCAGATGATGAAAAGTAGAATGAAGAAGTTCAAAGACAGGAGcacaggaagaaggggaggggtaGTTGCTATGTCAACAGACCTCACTAAGAAGGCAACCACTGAGCAGATCCTTGGAGGAAATGAGGCAGCAAGCCATGGGGTATCTGGGAGAAAGCATTCTGACCAGTGCAAAGACCCCGGGCAGGAGCATGGAACAAAGACCTAGACAGAAACAGGCATATATACATAGAGACAAAACTACAGAGTCATAGCAACTCAGACAGCGGAGAAGTCAGACGCAGAGACAGCGGTTGGGACCACACGGATGCAGCTCCAGAGAGGAAAACACAGAACCACAGGCAGGGAGACGAGAGGAGCTGAGGCAGAGTGGCCtagagggcagagcagagggaggtTCTGACAGCCCTGCTCCTCACAGTGAAGCTGGAGCCCCCTACGCTGTGGGCCCTGGACTCCAGCCCCAAGggggccccaccccagccaggctgcCTGCAGTTGCACTGGGAGCCGTGGAAGCCAAGCCATTTTATCGACCAGAAGTGCGAGCTACGCCACCAGCCACAGCTTGAAGAAGACAACTGGACACTGGTGAGGCAGAGGCAAACCCCAGAGCCCGAGGTGGGAGGCTGAGGGGGTACAGTGGGCTCAGATTCAGCCCAGAAGGGCACGGAGATCCAGGCTCTGAGTCCTACTCCCACACATACCAGGTGGCCCCCCTGCCCTCCATGACCGTCCAGTATGAACTCTGCGGGCTCCTCCCAGCCACCGTCTACGTCCTGCAGATGCGCTGCACCCGCTGGCCCCTACCCGGCCACTGGAGTGCATGGAGCCCCAGCCTGGAGCGGAGAACCACCGAACGGGGTAAGCGGCCAACAGGGGACTGGGCGCAGCCGTTAgaaccctggctctgcctcacCAGCATGCTCTCCTCTCACTCCCTCCACAGTCCCCGTGGTCAGACTGGATGCATGGTTGCGGCAGAGGCAGCTGGACCCTGGGACCCCGGAGGCGCAGCTGTTCTGGAAGGTGACTCCCTCTGAAGGCTGTCCCTCCACCCCTGGAACCTCCTCCGACCTAGACAAACCCTGCAGGTCTGAGGGCTTGCTTGCATTTAAATGTGATTTGCCTGCACTTTGCATGTGCCCAGGAAGCTGCATGGGGACCTCTGGGGGAAGCCACAATGCAGGAGTCACCCATGCCCCAAAGGGTCAGCTCAGCGGATAGTTAAGTGCTTTCTGTACGCGCCAACTTGCTTCTTCCCTCCCCGCTTCCTAGAACCTGGCACAAGGGAACAGGGGGAAGGAGTGAGGGATGAAAAGCCTGGCCCCAATCTGGGACTCAGTTCTAGGTCCCATCCACCCCACTTTTGGAGGCTTGGCCTCACTCAAGATGAGCTGTGCACCTGCTTATCATTGCTTTTCTGCCACCCGTCACAGCCAACACCCCAGGAGGAAGAGAGCGGGCAAATCCAAGGGTATCTGGTCTCCTGGAAACCctcaggccaggctggggccgcCCTGCCCCTCTGCAACACCACGGAGTTGGGCTGCACCTTCCACTTGCCTCCAGGAGCCGGGGAGGTGGCCCTGGTGGCCTACAACACCGCTGGGGCCTCCCAGCCCGCCCCAGTGATCTTCTCGGAGCACAGAGGTACAGGGGGCTAAGAGCACATGATTACGGCGTGTGAGTTTGGAGGCCAGATTGCTGGGTTCAAAAGTCATCCTACCACTTGGTGACAGTGTGAACCGGGCAGGCGACGTCCCCTCACTGGCCTCACtgttcatctgaaaaatgggataACTGCCTGCTGGGGACTGCTGTGAGGAACACATTAACTAAGACACACGCCTGGCACAAAGGAACTGCTTGGTGCATGTTAACGTTCATGTCCATCAGAGCCAGGTTAAGGTGGTGCTGGTGTCTAGActcacgcgcgcacacacacatacacacacacacacacaatccattCTGGCAGAGCATGGTCCGTGAGTTAATGGCTCAGTCTTAGGGGATCAGTCCTCAGCACCCCAGTATCCCCTAAACATGGGCCCGCACCAGGAGGACCACTGATCCCAATCACAATCGCAATAGCTAACACTTCCacctcccagctgtgtggccttagaTAAGCTGCCTGACCTCTCTGCACCTTCTCATTGATAAAATAGAGACAATAGTACTACCTCCCTCCCTGGTGTGATGGTGAGTGAGCTAGCAAATACGAGGACAGCACGGGGCCTGGCTCTTACCAGCCCTAGCAGTCCTCATTCCCCTACTGCTACTCCGTACTTGGCCCCAAGCCAGGTTTGTCCTGTGCATCATCAGCTCACTGAATCTGCACCAGGACTCCGTGAGCTGGGTACTTGGGTCATTGTTTCCACGTCACAGATGAGCAAGGCTCAGATATCGACCCAACCAAGGTCGCCCAGCCTGGAAGTAGCAAcgtcaggattcgaacccaggcttctggctctggagTCTGGA contains:
- the CSF3R gene encoding granulocyte colony-stimulating factor receptor isoform X4, encoding MAALRTCCLAGAALIALLLPGSLETCGRISLSASTVRLGAPITASCTISQNCSQLYLEPQIIRWKLGTEIQPGARQWQWPDGTQESIITLPHFNYTQAFLSCCLQWGSNLQILDQAELRAGYPPAIPRNLSCFMDLMTSSLTCQWEPGPETHLPTNFTLKSFKSRGNCQTQEDAIMGCVPEDTHSYCSIPRKHLLLYQSMGIWVQAENALGTSVSPQLCLDPMDVVKLEPPTLWALDSSPKGAPPQPGCLQLHWEPWKPSHFIDQKCELRHQPQLEEDNWTLVAPLPSMTVQYELCGLLPATVYVLQMRCTRWPLPGHWSAWSPSLERRTTERVPVVRLDAWLRQRQLDPGTPEAQLFWKPTPQEEESGQIQGYLVSWKPSGQAGAALPLCNTTELGCTFHLPPGAGEVALVAYNTAGASQPAPVIFSEHRGPPLVGLHAVGQDPHSLWVGWEPPSLQPQGYVIEWGPGAPSPSSSKTWRVEQDGNLTGTLLRENVRPFQVYEIAVTPLYQAAVGPSQHIYAYSQETAPSHAPELQLKHIDRTWAQLEWVPEPPELGKSPLTHYTIFWTNTQDQLFSTTLNASSHGFVLHGLEPASVYHVHLMAASQAGATNSTSLTLMTLALEESVLHILLGLSGSLFLLLCLCGTTWLCCSPRKNPLWPNVPDPAHSSLGSWVPTVMAEEAFQLPSLRDPDMPSITKITVLEEEEKKPGHWESSGSPESCGLPTLVQAYVLQGDPRAASTQPQPPSPTSDQVFYGQVLGSPTSPWPGHYLRCDSTQPLLGGLTPSPKSYENLWFQTSPLGTPMARPPSQENDCIFGPLLDFPLLQGLRVHGMEGPGAF
- the CSF3R gene encoding granulocyte colony-stimulating factor receptor isoform X2; the encoded protein is MAALRTCCLAGAALIALLLPGTFCGVHTHPPHPTPVARWERQEGLETCGRISLSASTVRLGAPITASCTISQNCSQLYLEPQIIRWKLGTEIQPGARQWQWPDGTQESIITLPHFNYTQAFLSCCLQWGSNLQILDQAELRAGYPPAIPRNLSCFMDLMTSSLTCQWEPGPETHLPTNFTLKSFKSRGNCQTQEDAIMGCVPEDTHSYCSIPRKHLLLYQSMGIWVQAENALGTSVSPQLCLDPMDVVKLEPPTLWALDSSPKGAPPQPGCLQLHWEPWKPSHFIDQKCELRHQPQLEEDNWTLVAPLPSMTVQYELCGLLPATVYVLQMRCTRWPLPGHWSAWSPSLERRTTERVPVVRLDAWLRQRQLDPGTPEAQLFWKPTPQEEESGQIQGYLVSWKPSGQAGAALPLCNTTELGCTFHLPPGAGEVALVAYNTAGASQPAPVIFSEHRGPPLVGLHAVGQDPHSLWVGWEPPSLQPQGYVIEWGPGAPSPSSSKTWRVEQDGNLTGTLLRENVRPFQVYEIAVTPLYQAAVGPSQHIYAYSQETAPSHAPELQLKHIDRTWAQLEWVPEPPELGKSPLTHYTIFWTNTQDQLFSTTLNASSHGFVLHGLEPASVYHVHLMAASQAGATNSTSLTLMTLALEESVLHILLGLSGSLFLLLCLCGTTWLCCSPRKNPLWPNVPDPAHSSLGSWVPTVMAEEAFQLPSLRDPDMPSITKITVLEEEEKKPGHWESSGSPESCGLPTLVQAYVLQGDPRAASTQPQPPSPTSDQVFYGQVLGSPTSPWPGHYLRCDSTQPLLGGLTPSPKSYENLWFQTSPLGTPMARPPSQENDCIFGPLLDFPLLQGLRVHGMEGPGAF
- the CSF3R gene encoding granulocyte colony-stimulating factor receptor isoform X1, producing the protein MAALRTCCLAGAALIALLLPGTFCGVHTHPPHPTPVARWERQEGLETCGRISLSASTVRLGAPITASCTISQNCSQLYLEPQIIRWKLGTEIQPGARQWQWPDGTQESIITLPHFNYTQAFLSCCLQWGSNLQILDQAELRAGYPPAIPRNLSCFMDLMTSSLTCQWEPGPETHLPTNFTLKSFNLACWQEPGQLSNPRGRHHGLRARGHAQLLLHPAQTPAALPEHGHLGAGRERAGDQCVSAAVPRSHGLKLEPPTLWALDSSPKGAPPQPGCLQLHWEPWKPSHFIDQKCELRHQPQLEEDNWTLVAPLPSMTVQYELCGLLPATVYVLQMRCTRWPLPGHWSAWSPSLERRTTERVPVVRLDAWLRQRQLDPGTPEAQLFWKPTPQEEESGQIQGYLVSWKPSGQAGAALPLCNTTELGCTFHLPPGAGEVALVAYNTAGASQPAPVIFSEHRGPPLVGLHAVGQDPHSLWVGWEPPSLQPQGYVIEWGPGAPSPSSSKTWRVEQDGNLTGTLLRENVRPFQVYEIAVTPLYQAAVGPSQHIYAYSQETAPSHAPELQLKHIDRTWAQLEWVPEPPELGKSPLTHYTIFWTNTQDQLFSTTLNASSHGFVLHGLEPASVYHVHLMAASQAGATNSTSLTLMTLALEESVLHILLGLSGSLFLLLCLCGTTWLCCSPRKNPLWPNVPDPAHSSLGSWVPTVMAEEAFQLPSLRDPDMPSITKITVLEEEEKKPGHWESSGSPESCGLPTLVQAYVLQGDPRAASTQPQPPSPTSDQVFYGQVLGSPTSPWPGHYLRCDSTQPLLGGLTPSPKSYENLWFQTSPLGTPMARPPSQENDCIFGPLLDFPLLQGLRVHGMEGPGAF
- the CSF3R gene encoding granulocyte colony-stimulating factor receptor isoform X3, whose product is MAALRTCCLAGAALIALLLPGSLETCGRISLSASTVRLGAPITASCTISQNCSQLYLEPQIIRWKLGTEIQPGARQWQWPDGTQESIITLPHFNYTQAFLSCCLQWGSNLQILDQAELRAGYPPAIPRNLSCFMDLMTSSLTCQWEPGPETHLPTNFTLKSFNLACWQEPGQLSNPRGRHHGLRARGHAQLLLHPAQTPAALPEHGHLGAGRERAGDQCVSAAVPRSHGLKLEPPTLWALDSSPKGAPPQPGCLQLHWEPWKPSHFIDQKCELRHQPQLEEDNWTLVAPLPSMTVQYELCGLLPATVYVLQMRCTRWPLPGHWSAWSPSLERRTTERVPVVRLDAWLRQRQLDPGTPEAQLFWKPTPQEEESGQIQGYLVSWKPSGQAGAALPLCNTTELGCTFHLPPGAGEVALVAYNTAGASQPAPVIFSEHRGPPLVGLHAVGQDPHSLWVGWEPPSLQPQGYVIEWGPGAPSPSSSKTWRVEQDGNLTGTLLRENVRPFQVYEIAVTPLYQAAVGPSQHIYAYSQETAPSHAPELQLKHIDRTWAQLEWVPEPPELGKSPLTHYTIFWTNTQDQLFSTTLNASSHGFVLHGLEPASVYHVHLMAASQAGATNSTSLTLMTLALEESVLHILLGLSGSLFLLLCLCGTTWLCCSPRKNPLWPNVPDPAHSSLGSWVPTVMAEEAFQLPSLRDPDMPSITKITVLEEEEKKPGHWESSGSPESCGLPTLVQAYVLQGDPRAASTQPQPPSPTSDQVFYGQVLGSPTSPWPGHYLRCDSTQPLLGGLTPSPKSYENLWFQTSPLGTPMARPPSQENDCIFGPLLDFPLLQGLRVHGMEGPGAF